Below is a window of Ornithodoros turicata isolate Travis chromosome 7, ASM3712646v1, whole genome shotgun sequence DNA.
TTGTGCCATCGTGACGACGTTGAGTGACCGATGTCTTCACATACAATAACAGCACAAACAGGGATCATGATATATTCCAGTCTTTAGTAGCACATGAGATGTTatgctctttttttcctttcatcCCCTTGGCAGTAGAAAACAGTACAATCTGCCAACAAAACTTGTGAAGAACAGAGGCAAAGTTAAAAATGCCCCTCACGTAGTATTAACATGTGTCTGATAGATTAACTGTGGAGTGGTACTACACACCTGTGAGGGGGCACAAGGGGGTGCAACTGGTAGTGATAATTATGCTTCGTTGACTTTTGCAAATTTGGAGTGGTGTGCACCCAGAATTAAGATTCCGAAACATTAAATGAAAGTTAAGAAACATTAAACTAACAAGCATATTTGTGTTTCCTCTTGGAGTTGTGGTTTAGTAGAATACAAAGTAGAACAGTGCGTGATGTAATATCCAAGCACAATAAATTGAAACTGTGTGAAACAATGTGATACTGTAGCACCGTTTGGTGTTATACTTGGGTAGTTTTTTGTAAAAAGTGTAGtgttttgtaaaaaaaattgtaGTAAAACAATACCATAGTCCTGTGCATGCAGCAAAGTGTGTTTGTACCAGTTGAGACTACACAATTGTTCATTGTCATTGCTAGCACAGTCCTTTTTCTGCATGTCTGTTACATCAGTACATGTTGCTCCATGCTATTGCATGAGAATTGTTTGTTTCTCATGAAGGCAAGGAGCTAGTCTGTGCTCTGGGTCAGTTAGGGATTGGATGAATTGATTTTGATGTTTTGCTATCATTGGGAAACTGTGACACAATTTTAAAACCATATAAATCAGTGTTCTGTTGAGCTACATACAGTACAGTTTTGTAATTCTTGGGATCCTCTCTCAACAACGGCGACATTATATTTGTACAGGACCTGTTATAATGAGGGGACACACATCAGCAATTAAGAAAGTCCTGTTCCTGAGAGGTGACAAACGGTTAGCAACTGCATCTGATGACAAGACAGTCAGGTACAGTACAGAAATACTGATATATGTACGGACAACTTTTCTATTCCTGTCTGCTGTGCGTTCTGATTGAATTCTTGTTCCTGATATTAATTTGAGATCCAACATTTTTTGCCAGTTTAGTGAATTTATAACCACAAATAACTAGTGCGCATACCACAGCGTCATTTTCGCGCCCTGCATTATGCGCTCCCATTGTGGTGTCTTACTCCGTATTGTAGGGCCTTGACCAACCACCTTGCTTCATTCCATTCCCAAACTGTATTCTCTTTTCTCAGATGCCATGTTTCACATACAATAGTCCCCAATACCACACCCACAAGAATGGGCATTTTGTATATGCTGGGATTGGTACAGGTTGGGAAAGTTTACGCAACATGCGAGCGGCATACTTTTTCTCctgtgcgacaccctagcgacTGACTGAAGTGGGTGAGTTCACCATTTCGTAGGGGTGGAAGGGTgtgctgttagcgacacacagcggtagatTCCACTTTCCAGACACACCCAAGCAACACCggaactaccactgtgtgtcgaTAACAGCGCatccttccacccctccgaaatggtgaactcacccgcttctggcagccgctagggtgttgctctctctctcatgtagagggacaccacctcctctacacactGAAGAGAAAGCCCTTGCTGCAAGCGGAAGCGGgcttgttcactcgttcagaggagTGGAGGAGTGTGCCGGCAGTGACACCAATTCAAACCACCTTTCGAGGAACACATTCATGCCATACCGAAACCACTGCTGTGTGTCGCTACCAGCGCACTCGctcacccctctgaacgagtatACAAGCCCATTTCCCTCGCCGGTAGGGTGTCGCACATAGGAGACGATATACCGCTtgtgtgttctgtaaactttttgTCGGGACCAGTATAACTTTTGCCTAATACAATAGTTTCAAAACGTGATCTTTTGCCGACATGAGTTCAAGGAACCCTATCAGTACACACAGTACTGTAATATGCACACATACACAAGTAGCCACGCGTAAAGTGAGTTAAACTCCAGTGTCAAATTCATAAAATCACTAGACAAGCTCTGGAGATCCTGGGTGGCAATTTTGGTAAGGAAGTAGTTCAGCAGACACTGAGGTCAAATCAGAGGCAATGATACGTTTAAAATGGACATTAGCCATGAAACTCATTATGTTTTGTACAAACCTGAATTTGTACTAGATGCttctttcctgtcttttattaagaaggagagaagaagaagaagaagaaaaaaaaaaagaacagcactTGCATGAAAGTGGAGCCTCATTTTTGCTGAAACACACTCTCCCTTCAGGTTTTGGGACGTAGGTAGCAACACAGAAATAACAAAAGTAGAATTACCAAGCACTCCCAGTGACCTCGAAATGACTGCAGATGGTGCTATCTTGCTCGTCACTTATGGCCACACTGTCAGCTTCTGGAACACTGAAACGTGGGTATATCCTCTGTGACCATTCTAGGTCTACTTTAGCATGCGGTATCCTGAGTCTTGTCCATTGCAGATACGAGAAAGTGAAGGAGTTTCAGGTACCGAGTCAGGTTAATTCAGCGTCTCTTCATCCAAATAAGTCTGTCTTTGTTTGTGGTGGTGAGGACTTCAAGATGTACAAGTTTGAATATGAAACTGGAAATGAATTGGGTATGTATCATGTTGCCTATCAAGACACTGATCTGTCAATGTTATGCAGGAGgtgtgaggtgaggtgacgtTTGACGTGGCTCAAAATCCTGTTTTGTTTGTCAAGAAGTCACAATTGAAGAATATATTTTGCTGTACAGTGTCTTGCCACTGCACAATTAAATTTACAAAAGCATCCTGAAAAGGCAGGCAAAAGTGGTGCGTCACGACATTGGAGGCCTGGCACAATCACCCGGCGTGACGTAATCACGTCTGCATGATGTAGCATCAGCATTGCAGGCAGCCGTACTTGTTGCCATATACGCTATAACtaaaaatgaaaatatttcTGGAAGGAACCTTTACTGCTCAAAATAATTTTGTATCCCCCTTTGTTTCATGCCAGCAGTTTTGTGACACGatgcagtgctggacaaaagctgGACAAAACACGCACAAACGCATTCCTTCCTCCGAGTGACGCACTAGCAGCGAGTGGTACCCTACGGACTTGCAGACAGGTGCTTGGGTAACCCAGTTGCCTGTCTGCAAGTTCCGTACattaccattcgctgctagcgtgccaTTCTGAGCGGTGTTCCATGAACTTCTGTCGAGCACTGTACAAGTGCTCCTTACAATCCATTTCAGAATCTTTCAAAGGGCACTTTGGGCCCGTCCACTGCGTCCGATTCTCTCCTGATGGGGAACTGTACGCAAGCGGGAGTGAAGACGGAACGCTGCGTCTGTGGCAGACGGTCGTGGGCAAGACATACGGCCTCTGGAAGTATGTCCAACCCATTGAGACCGGACAAAACGAGTCCAATGCTGCAAATGACGACGACGTTCCAGCATCACTGGGTTCAGATTCTGCACCTAACAATGCAGTCAAGGCGGAAGCATGAATTTCCCTATCGTTCCCGTGAAAGGCTTTGCCAGAAGACCTTGCGTAACAACGTCCACGCAGGGGACCAGTGAAGTGCATTGCATTGGTCTGTAGGGTCTAGAAGATGTCATCATTGCTAAATTCCGATACAAAAACCAAACGTGGCTGGTCCCTGCGGagctattgaaaaaaaaaaaagcggactTTTGTGTTGTTGTGTTGCTGGCTTTTTTTGGGTTTGGTCACATTATGAGCCAGGATAAAAAGGGACTATGCGTCTGTTGGCATTATTAAAGTTGTGTTCCATTTTTCTTTTGCTCATATAACACTGCCATGGTTTGGAGACTGGTATGGAACGAGACTGAGCGGCTCAGTGGGTGGCACGAATAAACGcaagttggaaaaaattggtTCAGCTGTGATTTATGCTTACAGCCAACGATAGCCACTAGATAATAGAATACAGGCTTGTAGAAGATACTCCCAGAGAGCATCTAAATTATTAAGAACTGggcaaaaagtaactgagtacaGTATCAATGGTGAATTCGAGTGGCAACCTTTTATGCCAGATCCCGGGCAGTCCTGTTCACTTGGCCGAAGTGCAGCAACCTTGCATGTTTGCGTGGCGATTTCCGAGCaccaggaatttgccagctagcactttttttttcacccggcCTCGATACAACTTGGCAGCgtgttgcccaactatatccggtgttgtCACGTCCGCACTGCGAGGGTCCCACACGTCGTAGTTCacatgggttagcagacgacgaaaccagAAGACGAGCGACCGTGATGTGTCCGTAGCGTGATTCAagtgactaaaaccgctagGTGCCTGGCACTCATGGGTTAGTAATTTCGGAGCGCTTTGCCATTTTGccacattttgaccaagcgaattCGCCATAAATACCCACTCTTTAAAATAATGTAAGAGTATTAAATACTTAACACATTTTACTCTTAAATACTtgttactttcaagatactgTAACGTCACAGTCGGAATTTGCAATCAAAGACATGAAGAGCGTGAAGTTGAAAATGACGTTACCAAAAAGCTCTATTAGCTTTCAGTAAAAAATGCTTTTCCGAATTACCATCCGATAGCCTGCTCCGGTTTTCTTGAACACATTACCCCAAATACTGAATAGGCGCTCCACAGATGCGAACGAGTGTTCTAAAGAAACGTCAGAATTTACTTTAATTTTTCTCCCATTAACCATTCAACAGTTTTAAAAAGTGAGAAAGCAATGATTATATTGTTAGCAAGCATTTCTGACATTTGCTAGTTACAAAACTATGGTAGTTAATTGCGTTGATATGAGGTGAACCAGATGGCATAGGTTCCATTTACGCGCACAAtgcccattaaaaaaaataagaaatcgaCTTTTGTCTTCAGTCCCACTTGGGTACTTGACGGAAAACATTAGGAAAAAGTACAGTGCGAAGCACACAGGTTGAAACGTACTTCAAGTAAGCTACAAGTACTCAAATGTACaatcatgtctcgcttatccggagttaGGTGTCCGGAACGAAACTGCTGCCGTTGGATTTCgtctcggttatccggaattcattatccgtatccggacagGAAGTACAGGGACCAATCTTCCAGAACCTAGGTCATTCTGATTCGTTTACCCGGAAAGGTGTCAACGACCTCTGTCCCTGGCATGTACTCTGTTCGCATTGTTCCGGAAACGGGTCATCTCTCTTCTGGGCATTCTGTACTGTTAGACTCCCCTTTCTTCGAGGGGCACTCCCTTTTGATGTATGTGGGCACATGGTagagataataataatttatttttgatTAGGTGCCCATAAACAACCGGAAGGTCTGGGAAATGGTGCATCAAACATGCATGAAttcaaaaatacataaatacaCATAAATACAAAGAAGCTACACATCAAATACAGCACACAAAACAACCAATGTTAAAGTCTGTCGTGGAAAAAACAAAACTGAAGCGAAGACTACATAAACTATACACGAAAAATTGACTTGATGGCATTAGTGAATCAGAGCTCTCGgatcgctcactcacgctcagttCATTAGGCgaattgagcatgagtgagcgcgCCTATGAGTGAAATTTGCCGAGGTCTGGCCCCAACTGCCTGATCAGGAAGAGAggggggtcaggatgtcctgaccctctccttaatttctgtcttcacatagtgtttaattgaccgaGATCTTGTATCTACCATGCTGGCAAAGGCTGGACCCCACCCTCAGAAAATTCCTGGATCCACCCCTGTGCCTGATTAACTATAGACCACAACTTAAACACCCAATTTTGTAAAGCTATTATGCAATCTTCAGAGAATGCTTCAAGTAAGAGTGTTTTATGGTCAACCTGTCCTGGACAAGTGTTGGCCTTAGGAGATCTCGAACTGCTAGACTTCAATTTGGGATCACCAGAACTGAGTATCAGTGTAAGGAAGAAGTTAAAGATAACTGCCATCTACACTTGAGAATTCATTCCATTATGCTGTACGTACTAATGAAAACTCCGCAGTGCACACTACCAGACTGCCTGGTAACTTTAGCGATGCTACAATAGCTTTTGCTGACAAGACAAACGTTTTCTGTCGTTATGGCAATTTTACCAAAAAAAGGTACATCATGGTAACATTGCAGTGACAGAACTCTCATCTCTGCATTGATGTTATCTTTATTGCCTTTCATTCATCATCACTAGACTTGGCAGTTCCTGTTTAGCCTTTATTACCTACAAGGGCAAGTCAGATGCTACAGCTCCTAGATGTCTCAAATTTACTCTGCTGGATCAAATGTATATTGCACTTCACCCTCCTTATACAGTTGCTTTGGACCCTGAAAAGAACAATGCCATAAGGGTACACAAGGGTGCAAGTAAAGATGGCAAGCACTGCACTCATACTATGATAGTGAGGTGTAGCACGTGAAAGGGAAAGAATAATGTAACGTTTTCTAGGGTAAGACCAAGAGTGCTGGATGAGCTGACACTCCACGAGCGATGATAGAAATCTCTGAATCAACCCTTCTTTCCTGTATTTTCCTGCCATAACTGACAGTACCCCCCGAAGAGTCCTCTCAACGTTTGGAGAACAAGCAGCTACAAGGGACACACACATTCTTAAATTAAGCATTTGCAAAGATCTGCACATATTTGCAAAACTTCCTTCATATGTTTACACTAATATGTATTTATAAGTATTCTCTGAGTGTGGCAGAGGGTCACACTGAGCACACTTGAATGTTTCTGTTGAACAAGCAAAGCACTTCTGTCACATGCACTATATGTAGTCCACATTGCTGCAACAAGCAAAGGGATATATAGTCAATACATAGTTGATGCTTGACTATGGAAAACCACGTTTGATTATTGCACATTTCACAGGCACCTGAAGGTAATCCCAAATGCTGCAAGTGAGCGAGTGCTCTCACAAGCATCGTTGTAACaaaagttttgttggaatttctTTAATTGGGACGAGCTAATAGGAACCAATGTGGTCATAATTGTGGACTTATTGTCATACTGAAGAGAGACCACATTTATTATCAATCTGCATAGAGGTTCagtcattttctttgcaaacgtGGTTTAGCATGCAGAGGAAACATCACAGAATTGTCCAGTTGCAAGACAGAACTTACCAACTGAGGACAAAGTGGCAGTGGGTACTTTTCACCAAGAATGAAGAACCCAAGCAAAACTCCCATGACTGAGAGAAAAGTCAACACCTGGTTCGTGCTGTAATAGCCACAACAAATATGAGCCACAAATGATGAAACAAGGCTGCCTGACCATCTCCTGGATGTTTAGGAGTACTCAATAGAAACTAACAGGCGAattgggagaagtctagcactcgaaagtggataaaataagtatttaaagagattgaaagatttattttactgaaaaacaagcttttggATGGAGTCCGTTCTTCATCAGgtggactccgtccgaaagcttgtttttcagtaaaataaatgtttcaatctctttaggTACTTATTTTAGTACTCAATAGATAGTACAGCTCATGTCAAAGTTAACTCCCCTCCTAACTGTGAAGCGGAGAGAGAGCCGCCCTTGCAGTGCCTAGCAGCATTCATAACGATGGTCACCGCTCTAACTGGAATCAGATGACCCAAACACCCTACTCCGTTGTCTCTTATAAGCACCAGCAGTGACCGCAGGCTGGAATGGCATTTATGTTAACTCTGATGAGAGCTGTACGAAGAGTAAGGACTGCACTTCACTCATCAATTATTTGCGTGTACCCCACTGGAGATGGTCAAGCGATCATATTTGATTGTCTTCTGCGGAATCCCAATGGGCCACTTACTGTGAGTACTTTTTTCTTGTAGTGTTGTCTATCCTCTCTACAGTATACACATCTGCGTGGATATGTAGCTGAAATATTACCGAACAATATATTTCATCTCTAGCCCATCTTACTCCATCCATATATCTTACAGGTTCACCGTAGTTTCGTCTCAGATAAGGGAAGTCGTACGGCTCAAAAGCATCCCGGGACTCTGCTCCAATTTCTGGCAACTGTGGGTAATCTCCGTGAAACTTAAGATTATCTTCTGGGTACGGCTTATAGTCATGAGGTATCAAGCCGTACTtctgagcagcagcttttttcTTCTCTGCAGTGTCAGGAACTTCTGTCGCTGGGCGCCAATCCTTATTCCAGTCTGCACATCAATCAATGTGGTCAGTGATGCTGCTTCTGCAGGATGAATTCTggaaaaatgtgtgtgtgtgcagaaaaaaagagaagctcAAGGGCAAGTGCTCTACAGTGGGTTGGCTGGGTGGTTCGGCTCACCCGAACATCCCACGGTTAGCGAGTTCGTATTAGGCTTCACCTTGCAAGTATGCAACACCATGCAATGACCACTTCTGTTCTGACCTGTGTGTGTCACCAGCATGAACTATGCTGGTCTGTGTACATTAAAATCtctttaaaggggcaataaacaggtatatgaggcacagtttttttttaatgcattgtgatacgttgccgacggtgaacgttttaaaaaaattgtggtcgcaaaaaagtaaataatggctccaaactgactgaatattcactgcactctttcgccctcatgccccgccctgtgACGCCCTGACGACAATAGCGAAACGTCAATTTGACGTCGTGCATCATCAGCCATTTAAAATTTGGGACACTTATACAATATTTTTGCTGTAATATCAAGAAGTGAGGTTaattctaaacatattcccacttgACAAATCCAAGAGAGTCAGTTCAAACCCTACCAAAAAccctcaatattctatttcacgtGCGCACCATGTTGTCCCGCGATGTTCCCGCAACCGGTTCCCTCACGAtctgcagcttgtctcagtaGGGTGCGTCActggctaggagagcgaaatctcccctACCTCCAGTGCCTAGAATTCGGTGCTGCTATACGTTGGAACATGGTGACGTGACCCGGTTCTAAGAATAAGGAGAGACTCGCGctgattatgctctttgaatggcattgtttcgtgttaaaggcgctcgctagaagcaaaagaatttcatatttgaATATCATGAGCTACGTTCTTTGATTgcgcataataattggagaatgtgcGTCGAtctgttttgtgcccctttaatatcgtagccgaggaggaggagtgtcgttgggaggaaccccgagaggtctgcctgcctgattaggcggcatgtttctagggaagggaaaggtggtggagaggaggagaggaaagggtgaagtggaagaccgagcggaatccgctcggggggaggatagctgcgtccatgggccgacttcaggggaactgtgccggcatacgcctattacacatctgagggaaacccaggaaaaaccccagacggcacagccggcccgcggattcgaaccgcggacctcccagtctccaagcgcacgcgttgccgctgcgccaccggagctggtaaatATCGTAGCCAGGTTGGTAAACTCAGGCATTCTTCATCTTTCACTTTTTAACATGGTAGTGGTTTACTGTTTTATGGGAAATGGGGCCGTGGTAAAACCGAAAAGTTTCTGTGACGTATGGGCCATCAAATGACACTTTTGTGGAAGAGTATATGACCGTGGTCTGCAAATTTATTTTCTCACAGTCATGCATGCCATCAACGCGCTTTGTAAAATCCACGCACACTGATTGTGAGAAGGACAACCCCCCTCCTTGTAAGAATGGCTTCGAGTGCCCGTGCATAGCACATGTGAAGGCATGTCACCCAATTTTACAAACGCTCGCCTGTTTTGCGCAGGGCAAATGTTAACCTACCACATCGCATAGACGACTACATTCGTGCTGGGATTCACCTCAAGAAGGTCTGTCTCGATTGCTCTGTGCAAATAGTGCATATGCTATGTGCTTCTTCTAGCACCCTGGTTCGTCATAAATAAACGTTGGAGTGGCTCCTGCTCGCCAATACCATTATTACAATCGTAATGAGCAATCGTAATAAGCACGGTACTGTGCTCATTACGATTGCAAGGGTCATTCTGCGAGCAGTAGAGCCCGCCTATTGGAAAGCCAGTAACAAGTGACGCATAGAGTAATGAAGTGCTCACAGTGTGCTTGACGAGCAACATTCAGTCGAAGAAAACAGTCTCTAAAAAGAACATATCGCCCCAAATGACCTGCCATAGCAGCCATTTTGAACGGATATGGACGGATCGATGGATACTGACTGGCTCTTCCCCTTGGAACGGGCGGTAGGTTGCGCCGACTTGAAATTACAGCAGAACTATTTACACTACATGCGTTCAAGTTAGAATTTACTAAATTATTCTTATGCCACCAATCATGCATTCAGTCTTTTGTATTTTGTGCTACTTCAGTGTGAACTTCGTCTTTGTCGAGCTACTGGAAAATAAATAACAATAAATACTGGACGACTGGCGGCGTAATTTTTAAGCAGCGGGAGCCAACATGGCGGCATGTCGTCAGTGGTGTGCCGTGGAGAGGTAAGTTTTTCCTTTGCAAATCTGATCTTTGTGATGAAAGTACAGCGCCTTCACATGCGCTACTACACTTGCAAAATTTCCTTTCGAAAGTTGAAGTTCTACTCAATTGGTGTTAGCGGAAGGAGCCGTATTTCCTGTTCCACAACGGTCAGGTAAAAGGTTTGAATTTGCTTTTGTGATGCTCAATCTACTCGCCGCTGGGGACGTAAAATGTTGAGTGGACAAACGAATACGTGCTCCGTCTACACATTTGCGGATGGTATTTATTTAGAGAGTACTGTCATCGTTTCGAGCAAGGTTATCTGATAAACAGATTTGCGGCGTAGATCGACCGGTAGGCTTACCAATCGGCGTAGGTTTAGCGtacttcttttcttttgctCGTTTTTGTAGTAACTACAGGCTAATGACTGGAAAATAACCTTAATACGAGAAC
It encodes the following:
- the LOC135400901 gene encoding NADH dehydrogenase [ubiquinone] 1 beta subcomplex subunit 8, mitochondrial-like; this encodes MAAMAGHLGRYVLFRDCFLRLNVARQAHYWNKDWRPATEVPDTAEKKKAAAQKYGLIPHDYKPYPEDNLKFHGDYPQLPEIGAESRDAFEPYDFPYLRRNYGEPLHIHADVYTVERIDNTTRKKYSHTNQVLTFLSVMGVLLGFFILGEKYPLPLCPQLGPKQLYKEGEVQYTFDPAE
- the LOC135400899 gene encoding serine-threonine kinase receptor-associated protein-like; translated protein: MAGLRQTPLTCSGHTRPVVDVCFSQLSPSGAYFLISACKDGKPMLRQGDTGDWIGTFVGHKGAVWGVALNKDASRAATGAADFSAKLWNAVAGEELHTFTHPHIVRSVDFNYDGSTLLTGSNDKALRIFDLGKEDAGPVIMRGHTSAIKKVLFLRGDKRLATASDDKTVRFWDVGSNTEITKVELPSTPSDLEMTADGAILLVTYGHTVSFWNTETYEKVKEFQVPSQVNSASLHPNKSVFVCGGEDFKMYKFEYETGNELESFKGHFGPVHCVRFSPDGELYASGSEDGTLRLWQTVVGKTYGLWKYVQPIETGQNESNAANDDDVPASLGSDSAPNNAVKAEA